A single genomic interval of Dromiciops gliroides isolate mDroGli1 chromosome 1, mDroGli1.pri, whole genome shotgun sequence harbors:
- the LOC122735554 gene encoding LOW QUALITY PROTEIN: borealin-like (The sequence of the model RefSeq protein was modified relative to this genomic sequence to represent the inferred CDS: inserted 5 bases in 3 codons) — translation MYVLMDQLDSLSIHPVILHALGFSCGVCWNSQAEAATPFNIPETGRWTRSGHCRLHRDLAPFGWKRPDHNRRAFLGRGSTYCRADLSERPTASPAPAALVGPTARLLLRLCIVAPLRKASSRTTKKNAERGRKLDSFLKDFDGEVQIRSKQMQSDSQNLIKEVDNLYNIEILRVPKALXMNWLNYFALGRSKQALEKAATAYLDIXEINKLTAEAIQTPLKAVQAKKAAKVAEMIREEEEIENINLQTTKAKKCPTTKKKTQSIRANGRNKKSNQNSLLTPAMGRSDFSILGPAPGMTPRFDSSIFKTPGLCTPXAREWIYNISVNGSPLADSNEVFLTVPVGGGESMHLLASDLQKMDLKKKKKMDLAHLDPEALGNIKNLSNRLAQICSSLQTQK, via the exons ATGTATGTACTGATGGACCAGCTTGATAGCTTGTCCATTCATCCAGTCATTCTTCATGCACTTGGGTTTTCCTGT GGAGTTTGCTGGAATTCGCAGGCTGAGGCAGCGACTCCATTTAACATTCCTGAGACCGGTAGGTGGACCCGGTCTGGTCATTGCCGACTTCATAGGGACCTCGCTCCTTTCGGCTGGAAGAGGCCCGACCACAATCGTCGGGCTTTCCTCGGGCGCGGAAGCACGTACTGCAGGGCTGACCTCTCCGAGCGCCCAACCGCCTCACCTGCCCCCGCCGCCCTGGTCGGCCCTACCGCGCGGCTTCTTCTCCGCCTCTGCATCGTGGCTCCGTTGAGGAAGGCCTCTAGCCGAACGACCAAGAAGAACGCGGAGCGGGGGAGAAAGCTAGATTCCTTCCTCAAGGATTTTGACGGTGAAGTACAAATTAGATCGAAGCAAATGCAGTCAGATTCCCAGAACCTCATCAAAGAAGTCGACAATCTTTACAACATTGAAATCCTCCGGGTTCCCAAGGCTC AGATGAATTGGCTTAACTATTTTGCCCTAGGAAGAAGCAAACAGGCCCTGGAAAAGGCAGCAACAGCTTACCTGGATAT AGAGATAAATAAGCTGACAGCTGAAGCTATTCAGACACCCTTGAAAGCCGTCCaagcaaagaaagcagcaaaAGTGGCTGAGATGattagagaagaagaagaaattgaaaatattaaTCTTCAGACTACAAAGGCAAAGAAGTGTCCAACAACCAAGAAGAAGACTCAGTCCATTCGAGCAAATGGCAGGAACAAAAAGTCAAACCAAAATAGTCTTCTTACTCCAGCCATGGGCAGATCAGATTTCTCCATATTAGGACCAGCTCCAGGCATGACACCCAGGTTTGATTCCAGTATCTTCAAGACCCCAGGCCTATGCACCCC AGCCAGAGAATGGATTTACAACATCTCTGTGAACGGCAGCCCCTTGGCTGATAGCAATGAGGTCTTCCTCACTGTGCCAGTCGGTGGAGGAGAGAGCATGCACTTATTGGCCAGTGATTTACAAAAGAtggatctgaaaaaaaaaaaaaagatggatctGGCACATCTGGATCCAGAGGCCTTGGGAAACATTAAGAACTTATCTAATAGACTTGCTCAGATTTGTAGTAGCTTACAGACCCAAAAGTGA